One Nitrospira sp. DNA window includes the following coding sequences:
- a CDS encoding slipin family protein codes for MDSLVSPFAVLFVAVVLVLMGFNVLREYERGVIFRWGRLAKGLIGGNGPGVVVIIPFIDKLVRVSLRTVTMDVPPQDVITKDNVTVKVNAVIYFRVVDQERAIIQVEDYLYATSMMSQTTLRSVLGQSQLDDLLSKREQINADLQRIIDQQTEPWGVKVTAVEVKNVDLPQEMQRAIARQAEAERERRAKVIHAEGEFEASRRLADAADVISRNPAALQLRYLQTLVEIAAEKNSTTIFPIPIDTIAPFFKQWGKSGEP; via the coding sequence ATGGATTCCCTCGTGAGTCCGTTTGCCGTCCTGTTCGTCGCGGTGGTGTTGGTCCTGATGGGGTTCAATGTGCTCCGGGAATATGAGCGAGGCGTGATCTTTCGTTGGGGCCGGTTGGCCAAGGGACTCATCGGGGGGAATGGCCCCGGCGTCGTGGTCATCATCCCCTTCATCGACAAGCTGGTGCGTGTCAGCCTGCGGACCGTGACGATGGATGTGCCCCCGCAGGACGTCATCACCAAGGACAACGTCACCGTCAAGGTGAACGCGGTCATCTACTTCCGCGTCGTGGATCAAGAACGGGCCATCATTCAAGTCGAAGACTATCTCTACGCCACTTCCATGATGTCGCAGACGACACTCCGCAGCGTGCTGGGGCAGAGTCAGCTCGACGATCTGCTGTCCAAGCGGGAGCAGATCAATGCCGACCTCCAACGGATCATCGATCAACAGACAGAGCCCTGGGGCGTCAAGGTCACCGCCGTGGAAGTGAAGAACGTGGACCTGCCGCAGGAAATGCAGCGGGCCATCGCGCGCCAGGCGGAAGCGGAACGCGAGCGCCGCGCCAAGGTCATCCATGCCGAGGGTGAATTCGAAGCGTCCCGACGCCTGGCCGACGCCGCAGATGTCATCAGCCGCAACCCTGCCGCCCTCCAACTCCGGTACCTGCAAACCCTGGTCGAGATCGCCGCCGAGAAGAACTCGACCACCATCTTTCCCATCCCCATCGACACCATCGCGCCCTTCTTCAAGCAATGGGGGAAGAGCGGCGAGCCATAA
- a CDS encoding Two-component transcriptional response regulator, LuxR family, protein MIRILIADDHPFVRRGVTQVLTDEFPGVMIGEASTASELLEQAGKHRWNVIVLDLTMPGRGGLDALHELKAGHPEIPVLVLSMHPEDQFAVRVLRAGAAGYLTKESIPEELVQAIRKIMAGGKYIRPSVADLLATQLQQGDANQPPHTKLSDREFQVLGLIAHGKTVTNIAEELSLSVKSVSTYRARIVEKLHLKSTADLTRYALEHRLIV, encoded by the coding sequence ATGATACGAATTCTGATCGCCGACGATCATCCCTTTGTGCGGCGAGGGGTGACCCAAGTGTTGACCGACGAATTCCCGGGCGTCATGATCGGGGAAGCCTCCACCGCCTCGGAACTGCTCGAACAAGCTGGCAAGCACCGATGGAATGTGATCGTGCTGGACCTGACGATGCCCGGCAGAGGCGGACTTGACGCTCTGCATGAGCTGAAGGCGGGTCACCCTGAGATTCCCGTGCTCGTACTGAGCATGCATCCGGAAGACCAATTCGCGGTGCGGGTTTTGCGGGCCGGGGCTGCCGGGTATCTGACCAAAGAGAGCATTCCCGAGGAATTGGTTCAGGCGATTCGTAAAATCATGGCCGGCGGAAAGTACATTCGCCCTTCGGTCGCTGATCTGCTCGCCACGCAACTCCAGCAAGGGGATGCCAACCAGCCCCCGCATACGAAGTTATCCGATCGCGAATTCCAGGTCCTCGGCTTGATCGCCCACGGCAAAACGGTCACGAATATCGCCGAGGAACTTTCATTGAGTGTGAAAAGCGTCAGTACCTACCGAGCCCGCATCGTGGAAAAACTGCATCTCAAATCAACCGCAGACCTCACCCGCTATGCGCTCGAGCACCGTTTGATCGTGTAA
- a CDS encoding Antitoxin of toxin-antitoxin (TA) system Phd, which translates to MGHLPVSKAREGFADTINRVAFGRERVVVKRRGKEVAAVVPIDDLRLLEELEDRIDLADARAALAETKKKGAKSLDVILKELSL; encoded by the coding sequence ATGGGACACCTACCAGTCAGCAAGGCACGAGAAGGATTCGCGGATACAATCAACCGAGTGGCGTTCGGAAGAGAGCGCGTGGTGGTGAAACGGCGCGGGAAAGAAGTGGCCGCCGTAGTTCCGATCGATGACTTGCGGCTCTTGGAAGAATTGGAAGACCGGATCGACTTAGCCGATGCGCGCGCCGCCCTGGCAGAAACGAAGAAGAAGGGCGCCAAGTCACTCGATGTCATTCTGAAGGAGCTCAGCCTCTAA
- a CDS encoding Putative oxidoreductase, with protein sequence MRELRNRVVQVKRFGGPDGLEVVDASLPTAGRGEVRVRVLASGVEYTDVVIRRHLYPQTMGRQPPFVLGYDVVGEIDQLGDGVSGFQLGDRVADMTVLGSNAAYRTLRTDRLTRVPAGVDAAEAAALILSWTTAYQLLHRAVRVQRGQRVLVQGAAGAVGQALLVLGRQADLELWGTARGAHTALIRELGATPIDYQREDFAQVLPGGFDVVFDGIGKDGYGRSLAVLKRDGLLCAYGYTAGVQPHRRPLTILMWLARQYLQSLWMWLHDGKRTCVYSINVMRARHPAWFREDLERLFGLLATRAIRPRVAERISFDEVAEAHRRLEAGGLEGKLVLCPGLPSRRDRVPPQREPGPTSGEATPAT encoded by the coding sequence ATGAGAGAGCTCCGCAACCGGGTTGTTCAAGTCAAGCGCTTCGGTGGTCCCGATGGGCTGGAGGTGGTGGATGCTTCCCTGCCGACGGCTGGCCGTGGCGAAGTTCGGGTCCGCGTGCTCGCCTCGGGCGTGGAGTACACCGACGTAGTGATCCGGCGCCACCTCTACCCGCAAACGATGGGCCGCCAGCCGCCATTTGTGCTGGGCTATGACGTCGTCGGGGAAATCGATCAGCTCGGCGATGGCGTGAGCGGCTTTCAGCTTGGCGACCGCGTGGCCGATATGACGGTACTCGGGTCGAACGCCGCCTATCGCACGCTCCGAACCGACCGCCTGACCCGCGTGCCGGCGGGCGTCGACGCGGCGGAGGCGGCCGCGCTGATCTTGAGTTGGACGACCGCATACCAGCTCCTTCACCGCGCAGTCCGGGTGCAGCGAGGACAGCGCGTGCTCGTGCAGGGAGCTGCCGGTGCTGTCGGTCAGGCGTTGCTCGTGCTCGGCAGGCAGGCCGACCTGGAGCTGTGGGGCACCGCGCGCGGCGCGCACACGGCGCTGATCCGCGAGCTCGGCGCCACGCCGATCGACTACCAACGCGAAGACTTCGCGCAAGTCCTGCCCGGAGGGTTCGACGTCGTCTTCGACGGCATAGGCAAGGACGGCTATGGCCGTTCGCTCGCGGTGCTCAAGCGCGACGGCCTCCTCTGCGCCTATGGCTACACGGCGGGCGTGCAGCCGCACCGTCGCCCGCTCACCATCTTGATGTGGCTGGCGCGCCAGTATCTCCAGTCTCTATGGATGTGGTTGCATGACGGCAAGCGCACCTGCGTCTACTCGATCAATGTGATGCGAGCGCGACATCCCGCTTGGTTCAGGGAGGACCTGGAGCGGCTCTTCGGCCTGTTGGCAACTCGCGCCATCCGGCCGCGCGTCGCCGAGCGGATCTCCTTCGATGAAGTCGCAGAAGCGCACCGCCGTCTGGAGGCTGGCGGTCTCGAGGGCAAGCTTGTCCTGTGCCCGGGGCTCCCGTCGCGACGCGACAGGGTACCACCTCAGCGCGAGCCGGGCCCCACCTCCGGCGAGGCCACGCCCGCGACCTGA
- a CDS encoding diguanylate cyclase/phosphodiesterase (GGDEF & EAL domains) with PAS/PAC sensor(s): MQLTLERKTEIAIALMLVLLLAIGFVAYRSSTEFIASSAQVVHSREVRGSLQRILSLVEEIETGQRGYIITGESSFLEPYQRATDKIEERLVHVKTLTTDEPQLQAQIETLIRLVQSRIAFAAESIELRRSRGFAAARDLLLSGKGKQEMDQIRALIIEIREAEKIQLQEQSNRTGALAQSTITVVEAGSALAVVVVLIMGTAYRWGLTARRRTEQALQESLAKQTLVMRALPVVIYSAKASEDFGALWVSDNIELVSGFPGSSFLNQLGLWATRLHPDDRERVLREFEKISDVGALHVEYRWQVADGSYRWFLDRALLQTTSDGSSKEILGLWLDITERKATDERLREVNDRLTALVHASPVGIVILDAEGLCRLWNPAAEKIYGWREEEVLGRPLPTVAPEQSNEHRFLRERVMEDKAFTDLEVVRYRKDGTPVYTSLSTAPLRAPNGTICGLIGLMVDMTQRKQVELQLSQSRDQLRALMTRLHSAREEEGTRIAREVHDELGQAMTSLKLDLSWVARRLSIPETADSRAQMLERIQGAMRQLDGTIQSVRAIATALRPSVLDELGLAAALDWQTRDFEKRTGIRCEWSMPSVPIPIGPDQATAVFRIYQEILTNVVRHAQASTIQIHLDISANWLVLEVSDNGLGIPASALAHTNSLGLLGMRERATQWGGDLSIQGTDGKGTTVTVRLPVLGRAA, encoded by the coding sequence ATGCAGCTGACTCTTGAGAGAAAAACGGAAATCGCCATCGCCCTCATGTTGGTCCTCCTGTTGGCGATCGGCTTCGTGGCCTACCGCAGCTCGACCGAGTTTATTGCCAGTTCTGCGCAGGTGGTCCACAGCCGGGAGGTTCGAGGAAGTCTTCAGCGCATCCTCTCCCTCGTCGAAGAAATCGAAACCGGTCAACGTGGGTATATCATCACAGGCGAGAGCTCATTTCTGGAGCCCTATCAGCGAGCCACGGACAAGATCGAAGAGCGGTTGGTGCATGTCAAAACCCTCACCACCGATGAGCCTCAACTACAGGCTCAGATTGAGACGCTCATCAGGCTCGTGCAGTCTCGCATCGCCTTCGCCGCAGAATCGATCGAGTTGCGGCGCTCCCGAGGTTTCGCAGCGGCAAGAGACCTGCTGCTTTCCGGCAAAGGCAAACAAGAAATGGATCAGATCCGCGCGTTGATCATCGAGATAAGGGAGGCGGAGAAGATCCAGTTGCAGGAACAGTCCAACCGGACCGGGGCACTCGCCCAATCGACCATTACGGTGGTTGAAGCCGGCAGCGCCCTTGCCGTCGTGGTCGTGCTCATCATGGGGACGGCCTATCGTTGGGGCCTCACCGCACGCCGCCGGACTGAGCAGGCGTTGCAGGAAAGCCTCGCAAAACAGACGTTGGTCATGCGTGCCCTGCCGGTGGTGATCTATTCGGCAAAGGCCTCCGAAGATTTCGGTGCGCTCTGGGTAAGTGACAACATTGAACTGGTCAGCGGCTTCCCCGGCAGTTCATTTTTGAACCAGCTCGGTCTGTGGGCAACCCGCCTCCATCCGGATGACCGTGAGCGGGTCTTGCGGGAATTCGAGAAAATTTCCGACGTCGGGGCACTCCATGTCGAGTACCGATGGCAGGTGGCTGATGGAAGCTATCGCTGGTTTCTCGACCGGGCGCTGCTCCAGACGACCTCGGATGGATCGTCAAAGGAAATCCTTGGACTGTGGCTTGATATTACCGAACGAAAGGCCACGGATGAACGACTCAGAGAGGTGAATGATCGACTAACCGCCCTCGTCCATGCGTCACCGGTCGGCATCGTGATCCTGGATGCCGAAGGCCTCTGCCGACTCTGGAATCCGGCAGCCGAAAAGATCTATGGTTGGCGAGAGGAGGAGGTCCTGGGACGCCCGCTTCCGACTGTGGCGCCGGAACAGTCAAACGAGCATCGCTTCTTGCGAGAACGCGTCATGGAAGATAAAGCCTTCACGGATTTGGAAGTGGTGCGCTATAGGAAGGATGGCACCCCCGTCTATACCAGTCTCTCAACGGCTCCCTTGCGGGCCCCCAATGGTACCATCTGTGGATTGATCGGTCTTATGGTGGACATGACTCAACGCAAACAAGTCGAGCTCCAACTCAGTCAGTCCCGCGACCAATTGCGGGCCTTGATGACGCGTTTGCATTCGGCTCGGGAAGAGGAAGGAACACGCATCGCACGAGAAGTCCACGACGAATTGGGGCAAGCCATGACGAGTCTTAAACTCGACCTCTCCTGGGTAGCAAGACGACTGTCGATTCCCGAGACCGCCGACAGCCGCGCGCAAATGCTGGAACGCATCCAGGGAGCCATGCGGCAATTGGATGGCACCATTCAGTCCGTACGCGCAATTGCGACCGCGTTGCGGCCGAGCGTGCTGGATGAGCTCGGCCTAGCGGCGGCCCTCGACTGGCAGACGCGTGATTTCGAGAAGCGGACTGGGATACGATGCGAGTGGTCGATGCCGTCGGTGCCGATTCCAATCGGGCCGGATCAGGCCACTGCCGTCTTTCGGATCTACCAGGAGATCCTTACCAACGTGGTGCGTCATGCTCAGGCCTCCACTATCCAAATCCACTTGGACATCTCAGCCAACTGGCTGGTCCTTGAAGTCTCCGACAACGGCCTGGGCATTCCTGCCTCGGCGCTGGCCCACACCAATTCCTTAGGGCTGCTTGGTATGCGGGAACGGGCGACACAGTGGGGTGGCGATCTCTCGATCCAGGGAACCGATGGCAAAGGAACCACAGTGACGGTGCGGTTGCCCGTCCTGGGAAGGGCCGCATGA
- a CDS encoding addiction module toxin, RelE/StbE family has protein sequence MPFSILLAPPAERQLKALNQSVQKRIVKRLRTLRRNPRPQGVKKLAGDDNLYRIREGDYRIIYTIQDKELIVLVVKIGDRKEVYR, from the coding sequence ATGCCCTTCTCGATTCTCCTCGCCCCTCCTGCCGAACGCCAACTCAAAGCGCTCAATCAATCGGTTCAAAAACGGATTGTCAAACGGCTCCGCACCTTGCGTAGAAATCCGCGCCCGCAGGGGGTCAAAAAACTCGCCGGTGATGATAATCTCTATCGCATACGCGAAGGGGACTATCGAATCATCTACACCATCCAGGACAAGGAGCTGATTGTTCTCGTCGTGAAGATCGGCGACCGCAAAGAGGTTTATCGGTAA
- a CDS encoding Mrr restriction system protein: MAIPDFQTLMLPVLRQLAAGGEQVPSSMRAAVAPIFKLSEEELAALLPSGRQAIFTNRVAWALGYLKQAGLAETPRRGLYRVTERGKATLGEPIERIDIQYLMRFPEFVAFRTASNDDSEPTPSMAKVAVEGTPLTPDEQIRQRYTRLQSSLAAQLLERARQASPKFFEELVVELLVAMGYGGSREDAAAVVGQGGDEGIDGIIKEDRLGLDTIYIQAKRWNDNVGRPEIQRFAGALQGQRARKGVFLTTSTFTADARSYAASLQTTIVLIDGAQLAQLMLEFGIGVSQAGLVKLWKLDEDYFVEE, translated from the coding sequence ATGGCGATCCCCGACTTTCAGACGCTCATGCTGCCCGTTCTTCGCCAATTAGCTGCCGGTGGTGAACAGGTGCCTTCGTCGATGCGAGCAGCGGTCGCACCTATTTTCAAGCTATCCGAGGAGGAACTTGCTGCACTATTGCCCAGCGGGAGGCAGGCCATTTTTACCAACCGCGTTGCCTGGGCATTAGGCTATCTCAAACAAGCAGGCTTAGCAGAGACTCCGCGGCGCGGATTGTATCGTGTCACCGAACGTGGAAAGGCAACGCTGGGCGAGCCTATCGAACGTATCGACATCCAGTACTTGATGCGCTTCCCCGAGTTTGTGGCCTTTCGAACGGCCTCCAACGATGACTCAGAACCAACGCCCTCCATGGCAAAAGTGGCAGTTGAAGGAACACCACTTACTCCTGACGAGCAAATACGGCAAAGATACACTCGCCTCCAATCGAGCCTCGCCGCACAGCTTCTCGAACGCGCGCGCCAGGCTTCACCGAAGTTTTTCGAGGAGTTGGTCGTCGAACTGCTGGTCGCGATGGGATACGGAGGCTCCCGTGAAGATGCGGCCGCCGTGGTAGGCCAAGGCGGCGACGAGGGGATCGACGGAATAATCAAGGAGGACCGTCTCGGCCTTGATACCATATACATTCAGGCTAAACGTTGGAACGATAATGTGGGCCGCCCCGAGATACAACGTTTTGCCGGTGCTCTCCAAGGGCAACGTGCGCGGAAAGGGGTCTTTCTTACCACTTCAACGTTCACAGCGGACGCCCGCTCATATGCCGCAAGCCTTCAAACAACAATTGTACTTATTGATGGCGCACAGCTCGCCCAGCTTATGCTGGAATTCGGCATTGGTGTCTCTCAGGCTGGCCTCGTGAAACTTTGGAAGCTTGACGAAGATTACTTCGTAGAGGAATGA
- a CDS encoding DNA polymerase III alpha subunit, giving the protein MATVLPVLQPPQIFKDRTDYRQVLIREMDAGKIPLSLGRDCPVKCEFCYELDHSYRETLDPPKTSDEDWTFILDYIKKKPTDPTQFWCLGGNEFMEWTDLFLHPKAMEWVEDFLRETDKNIQFFTVGYVHVPKIHQLTAQYPGRINFELSVITLSDYRQRLMPHAPSVKHLMKVLDGPAVSSANFYAFDAHTMSKDAATISAVNQKCVLWMGTLTPVRGLKEETAAVMRQGRKFLPEEARRIYDLGLPNLQTIHTEAYTTAFLSRRRIVSLFDSLELDKKDTVVMAGSVYKIMTMFRKNRARFLYVPNALLSGDSDCTVLLTFDDIARRVTNEKVLHIPKCIMQSGRGPYTDITGVTLEQFTKKTGVRVKVLHKIDTRFANQQLYRNGSLQNYVEQYLKHPLMQSYEALPKPA; this is encoded by the coding sequence ATGGCCACCGTCCTTCCTGTCCTGCAACCGCCTCAGATCTTTAAAGACCGCACCGATTATCGCCAGGTGCTCATTCGCGAAATGGACGCGGGCAAGATTCCCTTGAGCCTCGGCCGTGATTGTCCGGTCAAGTGCGAATTTTGTTACGAACTGGACCACTCCTACCGGGAAACGCTCGATCCGCCGAAGACCAGCGACGAGGATTGGACATTCATCCTCGACTACATCAAAAAGAAGCCCACCGACCCGACGCAGTTCTGGTGCCTTGGCGGCAACGAGTTCATGGAATGGACCGACCTCTTCCTGCACCCCAAGGCGATGGAATGGGTGGAGGACTTTCTTCGTGAGACGGATAAGAACATCCAGTTCTTCACCGTGGGGTACGTCCATGTGCCCAAGATCCATCAATTGACCGCACAATACCCCGGCCGCATCAACTTCGAATTGTCGGTCATTACACTCAGCGACTACCGGCAACGGTTGATGCCGCATGCGCCTTCGGTGAAACACCTCATGAAGGTCCTGGACGGCCCCGCCGTCTCGTCCGCCAACTTCTATGCCTTCGATGCCCACACGATGTCCAAGGACGCGGCGACCATCTCGGCCGTCAACCAGAAGTGCGTACTCTGGATGGGGACGCTCACGCCGGTGCGGGGCCTCAAGGAGGAGACGGCGGCGGTCATGCGGCAGGGCCGGAAATTTTTACCGGAAGAAGCGAGACGGATCTACGATCTGGGACTGCCGAATCTGCAGACCATCCACACGGAAGCCTATACTACGGCTTTCTTGAGCCGCCGCCGTATCGTCAGTCTGTTCGATTCGCTGGAACTCGACAAGAAAGACACGGTCGTCATGGCGGGCAGTGTCTACAAAATCATGACCATGTTTCGGAAAAACCGCGCGCGGTTTCTCTACGTGCCCAACGCGCTGCTCAGCGGCGATTCCGACTGCACGGTGCTCTTGACCTTCGACGACATCGCGCGGCGTGTGACCAACGAGAAGGTCCTCCACATCCCGAAATGCATCATGCAGTCAGGACGGGGACCCTATACTGACATCACCGGGGTCACCCTGGAACAGTTCACCAAGAAGACCGGTGTGCGGGTGAAGGTGTTGCACAAGATCGATACGCGATTCGCGAACCAGCAGTTGTATCGCAACGGCTCCTTACAGAACTATGTCGAGCAATACCTCAAGCATCCCTTGATGCAGAGTTACGAAGCCCTTCCCAAACCGGCCTGA
- a CDS encoding serine protease, with amino-acid sequence MDFPSRGSRSRFIHLLVATAAFLTVLSTVPPALRAESFLLLATYDGVITPVAAEYLHDALLSAQESGALALVIRLNTPGGLDPSMRLIIKDITGATVPVVVYVSPPSGRAASAGVFITMAAHVAAMAPGTNIGAAHPVAMGGGEMDKTMKEKVENDSVAYLKSIAERRGRNVAWAEDAVRKSVSVTEREALKLKIIDLVADDLPALLKQLDGRSVLLPAGPTILHTTGASLREFPMGLRLEFLKTLSDPNIAYLLMTIGTIGIIAELYNPGAILPGVVGAISLILAFYSLQSLPVNYAGVLLFLLGILFFILEATVTSFGLLAIGGVISMLLGSVMLIKTDVEFLQISWSVILPVVALTAAFSLLIVGMGVKAMRRPPVTGREEMIGLVGIVKTALTPYGQLAVHGELWRAFSEQPLQPGDEAEITAVDGLCVHVKAPSKKKEV; translated from the coding sequence ATGGACTTCCCAAGCCGTGGTTCCCGCTCGCGCTTCATACATCTCCTTGTCGCCACTGCTGCGTTCCTGACCGTCCTGTCAACGGTACCGCCTGCCCTGCGGGCCGAATCGTTCCTGCTGCTCGCCACCTATGATGGTGTGATCACGCCCGTCGCCGCCGAGTACCTGCACGACGCGCTCTTGTCGGCACAAGAGAGCGGAGCCCTGGCCTTGGTCATCCGCCTCAATACGCCGGGCGGCCTCGACCCTTCGATGCGGCTCATCATCAAGGACATCACCGGCGCGACCGTTCCCGTGGTGGTGTACGTCTCGCCCCCCAGCGGACGGGCCGCCTCTGCCGGTGTGTTCATCACCATGGCAGCGCATGTGGCGGCGATGGCTCCCGGCACGAACATCGGCGCGGCCCATCCGGTCGCCATGGGCGGCGGCGAGATGGATAAGACGATGAAGGAAAAGGTGGAGAACGATTCCGTGGCCTACCTCAAATCGATCGCCGAGCGGCGGGGACGGAACGTCGCCTGGGCGGAGGATGCCGTGCGCAAAAGCGTGTCCGTCACGGAACGGGAAGCCCTGAAGCTGAAGATCATCGATCTGGTGGCGGATGACCTGCCGGCATTGTTGAAGCAACTGGACGGCCGCTCGGTTTTGCTCCCAGCCGGTCCGACGATCTTGCACACGACCGGCGCATCGTTGCGCGAATTCCCGATGGGGCTGCGCCTCGAATTCCTCAAGACCCTCAGCGATCCGAACATCGCCTACCTGCTCATGACGATCGGCACCATCGGCATCATCGCCGAACTCTATAACCCCGGCGCGATTCTACCCGGCGTCGTCGGCGCCATCAGCCTGATCCTGGCGTTTTATTCCCTGCAATCGCTGCCGGTGAACTATGCGGGCGTGCTGCTGTTCCTCCTCGGCATCCTCTTCTTCATCTTGGAAGCCACCGTCACGAGTTTCGGCTTGCTGGCCATCGGCGGGGTCATTTCGATGCTCCTCGGGTCGGTGATGCTGATCAAGACCGATGTGGAGTTCCTGCAGATTTCCTGGTCGGTCATCCTGCCGGTGGTCGCACTGACCGCTGCCTTCTCGCTCTTGATCGTCGGGATGGGGGTGAAGGCCATGCGGCGCCCGCCTGTGACCGGCCGCGAGGAAATGATCGGCCTGGTAGGAATCGTCAAGACGGCGCTGACTCCCTACGGACAACTGGCCGTCCATGGCGAACTCTGGCGGGCGTTCAGCGAGCAGCCGCTCCAACCGGGCGATGAAGCCGAGATCACCGCCGTGGACGGATTGTGTGTGCATGTGAAGGCCCCCTCCAAGAAGAAAGAGGTTTGA